A region from the Benincasa hispida cultivar B227 chromosome 10, ASM972705v1, whole genome shotgun sequence genome encodes:
- the LOC120087570 gene encoding probable serine/threonine-protein kinase PBL5, whose amino-acid sequence MPKLTTLLFSLCFIGFKFWPGKMGCFSHIKKQRKRLLGSNLQNIQPASSVKVKADLKVKTREQVKEEVHENEQLASNINKEVSSEAKIDREIETFTFQELVAATRNFKSDCFLGEGGFGKVYKGHLRRINKLVAIKQLDRSGDQGVREFLVEVVTLSLANHPNLVKLIGYCAEGHQRLLVYEFMPLGSLDKHLHDVPAGKRVLDWNTRMKIAVGAARGLEYLHNKMRPAVIYRDLKSSNILLGEGYWPKLSDFGLAKVGPSGDNTHVSTRVMGTYGYCAPDYAMTGQLTFKSDIYSFGVVLLELISGRKVIDHTRPSKELSLVAWARPLFRDRKRFLVMADPRLDGQYPIRGLYQALAVAAMCLQEQPTMRPVISEVVTALNFLASQTYTQRRD is encoded by the exons ATGCCCAAGTTGACAactcttctcttctctctctgtTTCATTGGCTTCAAATTTTGGCCTGGGAAAATGGGTTGCTTCAGCCATATCAAAAAACAGAGGAAAAGATTATTAGGGAGCAATTTACAAAACATTCAACCAGCTTCTTCAG TAAAAGTAAAAGCGGATTTGAAGGTAAAAACAAGGGAACAAGTAAAAGAAGAGGTTCATGAAAATGAGCAGCTGGCgtcaaatataaacaaagaggTTTCCAGTGAAgcaaaaatagacagagagatagAAACATTTACATTCCAGGAACTTGTAGCAGCAACAAGAAATTTCAAGTCGGATTGCTTTCTGGGTGAAGGAGGATTTGGTAAAGTTTACAAGGGCCATTTGAGAAGAATCAACAAG CTTGTAGCTATAAAGCAACTCGATCGAAGTGGGGATCAAGGGGTAAGAGAATTCTTGGTGGAAGTGGTGACATTAAGTTTGGCGAATCACCCAAATCTTGTAAAATTGATCGGCTATTGCGCTGAGGGCCATCAAAGACTGTTGGTTTACGAGTTCATGCCATTAGGATCTTTGGACAAACATTTGCACG ATGTTCCAGCAGGGAAAAGAGTGCTTGATTGGAATACAAGAATGAAGATAGCAGTGGGGGCAGCAAGAGGATTGGAATATTTACACAACAAAATGAGGCCAGCAGTTATATATAGAGATTTAAAAAGCTCCAATATTTTACTGGGTGAAGGATATTGGCCAAAGCTCTCAGATTTTGGTCTAGCAAAAGTTGGTCCTAGTGGAGATAACACTCATGTTTCTACTAGAGTTATGGGAACTTATGGATATTGTGCACCAGATTATGCAATGACAGGCCAATTGACATTCAAATCTGATATCTATAGCTTTGGAGTTGTTCTATTGGAACTCATCTCTGGAAGAAAAGTCATTGACCATACAAGGCCATCAAAGGAGCTCAGTTTGGTAGCATGG GCAAGACCATTGTTCCGAGATCGAAAGAGGTTCTTGGTAATGGCGGACCCAAGGCTGGACGGTCAATATCCTATTAGAGGATTGTATCAAGCTCTTGCCGTCGCAGCAATGTGTCTTCAAGAACAACCTACAATGAGACCAGTAATATCAGAAGTCGTCACTGCTTTGAATTTTCTTGCTTCTCAAACTTATACTCAAAGGAGGGATTAG